From a region of the Triticum aestivum cultivar Chinese Spring chromosome 7D, IWGSC CS RefSeq v2.1, whole genome shotgun sequence genome:
- the LOC123165005 gene encoding afadin- and alpha-actinin-binding protein isoform X2 translates to MKLGVKEKTQNPPSRIHSILPSHCSSPPIPLARSLSTPPPPPASAHVCVIALRAPGLVEPSPAATASRRHEVSIARTCNCMYALLQQRQRDIEFRESTNDLRQRMQSDISRLEAKIERMDAQLAAKDRELATLTRTEAKNTAALKAHIEKLQQERDEFQKMVIGNQQVRTQQIHETKKKEKEYIKLQEKLNQVLMEKKKESSRSGMEIMNLLQKEGRQRGTWTGKKNDNDYYKMIVDAYEVKKQELVQENADLRALLRSMQMDMREFLNAPTGSSQPAVAGNGRQEAGSPQSPLGGKTDVFDLPFHMARDQIEESLRTKMASVKARMTQLQDAQKGAEVTSEVTERELELEAQLVEARSIIQEQASIMSKHFSKSDKPRRLSGLDAEREAIHSASTDV, encoded by the exons ATGAAATTGGGCGTAAAAGAAAAAACGCAAAACCCTCCTTCTCGAATCCATTCCATCCTACCGTCTCATTGCTCCTCCCCACCCATCCCACTCGCCAGATCTCTCTCTACCCCGCCTCCCCCTCCGGCCTCCGCCCATGTCTGTGTCATCGCGCTTCGAGCTCCGG GCCTCGTCGAACCTTCACCAGCAGCCACCGCCTCCCGTCGGCATGAG GTATCTATTGCAAGAACATGCAACTGCATGTATGCACTGCTGCAGCAGCGCCAGAGAGACATCGAATTCCGGGAATCGACCAATGATCTACGACAACG TATGCAGTCTGATATTTCAAGACTGGAAGCCAAGATCGAAAGGATGGATGCCCAATTGGCAGCAAAAGATCGAGAGTTGGCCACTTTGACCCGAACG GAGGCCAAAAACACCGCAGCTCTGAAAGCTCATATTGAGAAGCTGCAGCAGGAACGTGACGAATTTCAAAAAATGGTTATTGGAAATCAG CAAGTACGCACCCAACAAATTCATGAAacgaagaagaaagaaaaggaataCATCAAATTGCAG GAGAAGCTAAACCAAGTATtgatggagaagaaaaaggaatcaTCACGTTCAGGAATGGAAATAATGAACTTGTTGCAG AAAGAGGGACGACAGCGCGGAACATGGACTGGAAAAAAGAATGACAATGACTACTACAAAATGATT GTTGATGCATATGAAGTGAAGAAGCAAGAACTAGTCCAGGAGAATGCTGATTTGCGGGCACTGTTACGTTCGATGCAG ATGGATATGCGTGAGTTCCTTAATGCTCCAACTGGATCATCACAGCCTGCTGTTGCTGGTAATGGAAGACAGGAGGCAGGGTCTCCCCAGTCCCCACTTGGGGGCAAGACG GATGTCTTTGACTTGCCCTTTCACATGGCCAGAGACCAGATAGAGGAGAGTTTGCGCACTAAAATGGCTTCAGTAAAG GCACGAATGACGCAACTTCAAGATGCTCAAAAAGGTGCTGAAGTGACCTCGGAAGTTACCGAGCGTGAACTTGAGCTTGAAGCTCAGTTAGTTGAAGCCAGAAGCATCATCCAAGAGCAG GCGTCCATCATGTCTAAGCACTTCTCCAAGTCTGATAAACCAAG GAGGTTAAGTGGCCTGGATGCCGAGCGTGAGGCGATTCATTCTGCTTCTACAGATGTGTAA
- the LOC123165005 gene encoding afadin- and alpha-actinin-binding protein isoform X1, with product MKLGVKEKTQNPPSRIHSILPSHCSSPPIPLARSLSTPPPPPASAHVCVIALRAPGLVEPSPAATASRRHEVSIARTCNCMYALLQQRQRDIEFRESTNDLRQRMQSDISRLEAKIERMDAQLAAKDRELATLTRTEAKNTAALKAHIEKLQQERDEFQKMVIGNQQVRTQQIHETKKKEKEYIKLQEKLNQVLMEKKKESSRSGMEIMNLLQKEGRQRGTWTGKKNDNDYYKMIVDAYEVKKQELVQENADLRALLRSMQMDMREFLNAPTGSSQPAVAGNGRQEAGSPQSPLGGKTDVFDLPFHMARDQIEESLRTKMASVKARMTQLQDAQKGAEVTSEVTERELELEAQLVEARSIIQEQASIMSKHFSKSDKPSRRLSGLDAEREAIHSASTDV from the exons ATGAAATTGGGCGTAAAAGAAAAAACGCAAAACCCTCCTTCTCGAATCCATTCCATCCTACCGTCTCATTGCTCCTCCCCACCCATCCCACTCGCCAGATCTCTCTCTACCCCGCCTCCCCCTCCGGCCTCCGCCCATGTCTGTGTCATCGCGCTTCGAGCTCCGG GCCTCGTCGAACCTTCACCAGCAGCCACCGCCTCCCGTCGGCATGAG GTATCTATTGCAAGAACATGCAACTGCATGTATGCACTGCTGCAGCAGCGCCAGAGAGACATCGAATTCCGGGAATCGACCAATGATCTACGACAACG TATGCAGTCTGATATTTCAAGACTGGAAGCCAAGATCGAAAGGATGGATGCCCAATTGGCAGCAAAAGATCGAGAGTTGGCCACTTTGACCCGAACG GAGGCCAAAAACACCGCAGCTCTGAAAGCTCATATTGAGAAGCTGCAGCAGGAACGTGACGAATTTCAAAAAATGGTTATTGGAAATCAG CAAGTACGCACCCAACAAATTCATGAAacgaagaagaaagaaaaggaataCATCAAATTGCAG GAGAAGCTAAACCAAGTATtgatggagaagaaaaaggaatcaTCACGTTCAGGAATGGAAATAATGAACTTGTTGCAG AAAGAGGGACGACAGCGCGGAACATGGACTGGAAAAAAGAATGACAATGACTACTACAAAATGATT GTTGATGCATATGAAGTGAAGAAGCAAGAACTAGTCCAGGAGAATGCTGATTTGCGGGCACTGTTACGTTCGATGCAG ATGGATATGCGTGAGTTCCTTAATGCTCCAACTGGATCATCACAGCCTGCTGTTGCTGGTAATGGAAGACAGGAGGCAGGGTCTCCCCAGTCCCCACTTGGGGGCAAGACG GATGTCTTTGACTTGCCCTTTCACATGGCCAGAGACCAGATAGAGGAGAGTTTGCGCACTAAAATGGCTTCAGTAAAG GCACGAATGACGCAACTTCAAGATGCTCAAAAAGGTGCTGAAGTGACCTCGGAAGTTACCGAGCGTGAACTTGAGCTTGAAGCTCAGTTAGTTGAAGCCAGAAGCATCATCCAAGAGCAG GCGTCCATCATGTCTAAGCACTTCTCCAAGTCTGATAAACCAAG CAGGAGGTTAAGTGGCCTGGATGCCGAGCGTGAGGCGATTCATTCTGCTTCTACAGATGTGTAA
- the LOC123165005 gene encoding afadin- and alpha-actinin-binding protein isoform X3 translates to MSVSSRFELRASSNLHQQPPPPVGMSGDVGTFADAGNLEHCAKYLNQTLVTFGFPASLDLFATDPVSIARTCNCMYALLQQRQRDIEFRESTNDLRQRMQSDISRLEAKIERMDAQLAAKDRELATLTRTEAKNTAALKAHIEKLQQERDEFQKMVIGNQQVRTQQIHETKKKEKEYIKLQEKLNQVLMEKKKESSRSGMEIMNLLQKEGRQRGTWTGKKNDNDYYKMIVDAYEVKKQELVQENADLRALLRSMQMDMREFLNAPTGSSQPAVAGNGRQEAGSPQSPLGGKTDVFDLPFHMARDQIEESLRTKMASVKARMTQLQDAQKGAEVTSEVTERELELEAQLVEARSIIQEQASIMSKHFSKSDKPSRRLSGLDAEREAIHSASTDV, encoded by the exons ATGTCTGTGTCATCGCGCTTCGAGCTCCGG GCCTCGTCGAACCTTCACCAGCAGCCACCGCCTCCCGTCGGCATGAG CGGCGATGTGGGGACATTCGCCGACGCGGGGAACCTCGAGCACTGCGCCAAGTACCTCAATCAGACGCTCGTTACCTTCGGTTTCCCGGCCTCGCTCGACCTATTTGCCACCGATCCG GTATCTATTGCAAGAACATGCAACTGCATGTATGCACTGCTGCAGCAGCGCCAGAGAGACATCGAATTCCGGGAATCGACCAATGATCTACGACAACG TATGCAGTCTGATATTTCAAGACTGGAAGCCAAGATCGAAAGGATGGATGCCCAATTGGCAGCAAAAGATCGAGAGTTGGCCACTTTGACCCGAACG GAGGCCAAAAACACCGCAGCTCTGAAAGCTCATATTGAGAAGCTGCAGCAGGAACGTGACGAATTTCAAAAAATGGTTATTGGAAATCAG CAAGTACGCACCCAACAAATTCATGAAacgaagaagaaagaaaaggaataCATCAAATTGCAG GAGAAGCTAAACCAAGTATtgatggagaagaaaaaggaatcaTCACGTTCAGGAATGGAAATAATGAACTTGTTGCAG AAAGAGGGACGACAGCGCGGAACATGGACTGGAAAAAAGAATGACAATGACTACTACAAAATGATT GTTGATGCATATGAAGTGAAGAAGCAAGAACTAGTCCAGGAGAATGCTGATTTGCGGGCACTGTTACGTTCGATGCAG ATGGATATGCGTGAGTTCCTTAATGCTCCAACTGGATCATCACAGCCTGCTGTTGCTGGTAATGGAAGACAGGAGGCAGGGTCTCCCCAGTCCCCACTTGGGGGCAAGACG GATGTCTTTGACTTGCCCTTTCACATGGCCAGAGACCAGATAGAGGAGAGTTTGCGCACTAAAATGGCTTCAGTAAAG GCACGAATGACGCAACTTCAAGATGCTCAAAAAGGTGCTGAAGTGACCTCGGAAGTTACCGAGCGTGAACTTGAGCTTGAAGCTCAGTTAGTTGAAGCCAGAAGCATCATCCAAGAGCAG GCGTCCATCATGTCTAAGCACTTCTCCAAGTCTGATAAACCAAG CAGGAGGTTAAGTGGCCTGGATGCCGAGCGTGAGGCGATTCATTCTGCTTCTACAGATGTGTAA
- the LOC123165005 gene encoding afadin- and alpha-actinin-binding protein isoform X4: protein MSVSSRFELRASSNLHQQPPPPVGMSGDVGTFADAGNLEHCAKYLNQTLVTFGFPASLDLFATDPVSIARTCNCMYALLQQRQRDIEFRESTNDLRQRMQSDISRLEAKIERMDAQLAAKDRELATLTRTEAKNTAALKAHIEKLQQERDEFQKMVIGNQQVRTQQIHETKKKEKEYIKLQEKLNQVLMEKKKESSRSGMEIMNLLQKEGRQRGTWTGKKNDNDYYKMIVDAYEVKKQELVQENADLRALLRSMQMDMREFLNAPTGSSQPAVAGNGRQEAGSPQSPLGGKTDVFDLPFHMARDQIEESLRTKMASVKARMTQLQDAQKGAEVTSEVTERELELEAQLVEARSIIQEQASIMSKHFSKSDKPRRLSGLDAEREAIHSASTDV from the exons ATGTCTGTGTCATCGCGCTTCGAGCTCCGG GCCTCGTCGAACCTTCACCAGCAGCCACCGCCTCCCGTCGGCATGAG CGGCGATGTGGGGACATTCGCCGACGCGGGGAACCTCGAGCACTGCGCCAAGTACCTCAATCAGACGCTCGTTACCTTCGGTTTCCCGGCCTCGCTCGACCTATTTGCCACCGATCCG GTATCTATTGCAAGAACATGCAACTGCATGTATGCACTGCTGCAGCAGCGCCAGAGAGACATCGAATTCCGGGAATCGACCAATGATCTACGACAACG TATGCAGTCTGATATTTCAAGACTGGAAGCCAAGATCGAAAGGATGGATGCCCAATTGGCAGCAAAAGATCGAGAGTTGGCCACTTTGACCCGAACG GAGGCCAAAAACACCGCAGCTCTGAAAGCTCATATTGAGAAGCTGCAGCAGGAACGTGACGAATTTCAAAAAATGGTTATTGGAAATCAG CAAGTACGCACCCAACAAATTCATGAAacgaagaagaaagaaaaggaataCATCAAATTGCAG GAGAAGCTAAACCAAGTATtgatggagaagaaaaaggaatcaTCACGTTCAGGAATGGAAATAATGAACTTGTTGCAG AAAGAGGGACGACAGCGCGGAACATGGACTGGAAAAAAGAATGACAATGACTACTACAAAATGATT GTTGATGCATATGAAGTGAAGAAGCAAGAACTAGTCCAGGAGAATGCTGATTTGCGGGCACTGTTACGTTCGATGCAG ATGGATATGCGTGAGTTCCTTAATGCTCCAACTGGATCATCACAGCCTGCTGTTGCTGGTAATGGAAGACAGGAGGCAGGGTCTCCCCAGTCCCCACTTGGGGGCAAGACG GATGTCTTTGACTTGCCCTTTCACATGGCCAGAGACCAGATAGAGGAGAGTTTGCGCACTAAAATGGCTTCAGTAAAG GCACGAATGACGCAACTTCAAGATGCTCAAAAAGGTGCTGAAGTGACCTCGGAAGTTACCGAGCGTGAACTTGAGCTTGAAGCTCAGTTAGTTGAAGCCAGAAGCATCATCCAAGAGCAG GCGTCCATCATGTCTAAGCACTTCTCCAAGTCTGATAAACCAAG GAGGTTAAGTGGCCTGGATGCCGAGCGTGAGGCGATTCATTCTGCTTCTACAGATGTGTAA